In the genome of Drosophila pseudoobscura strain MV-25-SWS-2005 chromosome 3, UCI_Dpse_MV25, whole genome shotgun sequence, one region contains:
- the LOC4804261 gene encoding endoplasmic reticulum metallopeptidase 1 isoform X1: MRELKMKSKYENMKIIYNRSKIGWYWAPLFVSFWFLLFYLVAVSSFHRMPRLKTTQDELQQPGQFIGERAENTLLRLSKIGPKVVGSAANEQVAVQFLLSEITDIIDGARTDLYNIEKDVQIASGNYLLWSMVNVYQSVQNVVVKLSPKNATSEAALLINTHFDSVPGSSGAGDAGMMCVIMLEVLRVITKYETPLTYSVVFLFNGAEENPLQGSHAFITQHPWAQNVKAVMNLDSAGSGGREILFQSGPDNPWLMKYYGKNIVHPFASTIGEELFQNGFVPSETDFRVFRDFGNIPGLDMAQVLNGYVYHTKYDRFNLIPRRTYQLTGDNILALVKALANAEELENPSKYAEGHMIFFDVLGWFFVYYPESTGEIINISVCVVVCATIVGYIWIMSSSTGMFRRRIWAKFGILTALQVAGVGLGIGLVLSIAMFLDAVNLPMSWFAQNWMLFGLYFCPMLFGMGIVPAIYFSRTKEHGLPLGYGIQLLMHSHCLILTVVTVVMISYSIRSAFVIMLCIAFYTLSVIINMVTRAHKTNFLWLIPHCLCQVLPFMFYTYCCYAFYVVFVPMQGRECNTNPEILMGFFTALMVILFAPFLVPLLCLFRKSKTIISMFGVCTLLFIIFAATPIAFPYAEKTAPQRFFAVHTARTFHNADRASTVNHTDSGYFVVPVDRRPHTLDDILFDNTNYSKAEPIDCDSEIMCGYPIYSSRWLNAVDNSYFVPGPEPNKDYLPTLSIIDKSSSSAKNIKFTLEISGPDHTSIFIQPVNGTTLVDWTFTKEPLEQNVKPPYYVYWSYALDPTPLQFSMEFEHENDNWSGDTFKIAIMGHRTHHDMYVDEEFREFLATFPPWAHVSSWIGSYNSWQL, from the exons CTCAAGATGAAATCAAAGTACGAGAACATGAAGATCATCTATAACCGGAGTAAGATCGGCTGGTATTGGGCGCCTCTCTTTGTGTCCTTCTGGTTCCTGCTCTTCTACTTGGTGGCGGTTTCCAGTTTCCATCGGATGCCGCGCCTGAAGACAACACAGGATGAGCTTCAGCAGCCGGGCCAATTCATTGGGGAGCGGGCCGAGAACACCCTCCTGAGACTATCCAAAATTGGGCCAAAGGTCGTGGGCAGTGCGGCCAACGAGCAGGTGGCCGTGCAGTTCCTGCTCAGTGAAATTACCGACATCATCGACGGTGCTCGTACCGATCTCTACAACATCGAGAAGGATGTGCAGATTGCGTCGGGCAACTACCTGCTCTGGTCCATGGTGAATGTCTATCAAAGTGTCCAGAATGTGGTGGTCAAGCTGTCACCCAAAAACGCTACCAGCGAGGCCGCCCTCTTGATCAACACTCACTTTGATTCGGTGCCAGGCAGCTCGGGAGCGGGAGACGCCGGCATGATGTGTGTGATCATGCTGGAAGTATTGAGGGTCATCACCAAATACGAGACTCCGCTCACCTACTCGGTGGTCTTCCTCTTCAATGGAGCCGAGGAGAATCCGCTGCAGGGCAGCCACGCCTTCATCACACAGCACCCTTGGGCCCAGAACGTCAA GGCGGTTATGAACTTGGACTCGGCAGGCAGCGGAGGACGGGAAATTCTCTTTCAATCTGGTCCTGACAATCCTTGGTTGATGAAG tACTACGGCAAGAACATAGTTCATCCTTTTGCTTCCACTATTGGCGAGGAACTGTTCCAGAATGGGTTTGTGCCATCGGAGACGGACTTTCGAGTATTCCGTGACTTTGGCAATATACCTG GACTCGATATGGCACAGGTCTTGAATGGGTATGTGTACCACACCAAATACGATCGCTTCAATCTTATCCCGCGACGCACCTATCAACTAACGGGAGATAATATTTTGGCTCTGGTGAAGGCACTAGCAAATGCCGAAGAATTGGAGAATCCTTCG AAATACGCCGAGGGACACATGATATTTTTTGATGTGCTTGGCTGGTTCTTTGTCTACTATCCGGAGAGCACGGGCGAGATCATCAATATATCCGTATGTGTCGTGGTGTGCGCCACCATTGTGGGCTACATTTGGATCATGTCGAGCAGCACAGGCATGTTCAGGCGAAGGATTTGGGCCAAGTTCGGTATTCTCACTGCCCTGCAGGTGGCTGGGGTGGGCTTGGGTATCGGGCTGGTCCTATCCATAGCCATGTTCCTGGATGCTGTGAATCTGCCCATGTCCTGGTTTGCTCAAAACTGGATGCTCTTTGGCCTCTACTTCTGTCCCAtgttattcggcatgggcatCGTCCCAGCCATCTACTTTAGCCGCACAAAGGAG CATGGACTTCCCTTGGGCTATGGCATACAACTGCTGATGCACTCCCATTGCCTCATCCTGACCGTCGTCACAGTGGTCATGATCAGCTACAGCATTCGCTCGGCCTTTGTTATCATGCTCTGCATTGCCTTCTATACCCTTTCCGTAATCATCAATATGGTCACGCGGGCACACAAGACAA ACTTTCTTTGGCTCATCCCACACTGCCTGTGCCAGGTGCTGCCCTTCATGTTCTACACCTACTGCTGCTATGCATTCTACGTGGTCTTCGTGCCGATGCAGGGGCGAGAGTGCAACACCAATCCCGAGATTCTGATGGGTTTCTTTACGGCCCTGATGGTCATTCTATTCGCCCCCTTTCTGgtgcctctgctctgcctcttCCGCAAGTCGAAGACTATCATATCGATGTTCGGCGTGTGTACGTTACTCTTTATCATATTTGCCGCCACCCCCATTGCGTTCCCCTATGCCGAGAAGACAGCCCCCCAGCGTTTCTTTGCTGTG CACACGGCTCGTACCTTCCACAATGCGGATCGAGCAAGCACCGTAAACCACACGGACTCCGGATACTTTGTCGTTCCCGTGGATCGTCGTCCCCACACCCTTGATGATATATTGTTCGACAACACCAACTACTCCAAGGCGGAGCCAATCGACTGTGATTCAGAGATCATGTGCGGCTACCCCATATACAGCTCTCGATGGCTGAACGCAGT TGACAATAGCTACTTCGTCCCGGGCCCAGAGCCCAACAAGGACTACTTGCCCACATTGAGCATAATCGACAAGTCCAGCAGCTCTGCTAAAAACATAAAGTTCACACTAGAGATCTCGGGGCCCGACCACACGAGTATATTCATTCAGCCGGTGAACGGCACTACACTGGTGGACTGGACCTTCACCAAGGAGCCTCTCGAACAGAACGTGAAGCCACCATACTATGTTTATTGGTCGTACGCCTTGGATCCCACTCCCCTCCAGTTCAGCATGGAGTTTGAGCATGAAAACGATAACTGGTCTGGAGACACGTTCAAGATTGCCATAATGGGACACAGAACACACCATGACATGTACGTAGATGAGGAGTTCAGGGAGTTCCTGGCCACGTTTCCGCCGTGGGCGCATGTAAGCTCCTGGATTGGTTCCTACAACAGCTGGCAGCTCTAA
- the LOC4804261 gene encoding endoplasmic reticulum metallopeptidase 1 isoform X2 produces the protein MKSKYENMKIIYNRSKIGWYWAPLFVSFWFLLFYLVAVSSFHRMPRLKTTQDELQQPGQFIGERAENTLLRLSKIGPKVVGSAANEQVAVQFLLSEITDIIDGARTDLYNIEKDVQIASGNYLLWSMVNVYQSVQNVVVKLSPKNATSEAALLINTHFDSVPGSSGAGDAGMMCVIMLEVLRVITKYETPLTYSVVFLFNGAEENPLQGSHAFITQHPWAQNVKAVMNLDSAGSGGREILFQSGPDNPWLMKYYGKNIVHPFASTIGEELFQNGFVPSETDFRVFRDFGNIPGLDMAQVLNGYVYHTKYDRFNLIPRRTYQLTGDNILALVKALANAEELENPSKYAEGHMIFFDVLGWFFVYYPESTGEIINISVCVVVCATIVGYIWIMSSSTGMFRRRIWAKFGILTALQVAGVGLGIGLVLSIAMFLDAVNLPMSWFAQNWMLFGLYFCPMLFGMGIVPAIYFSRTKEHGLPLGYGIQLLMHSHCLILTVVTVVMISYSIRSAFVIMLCIAFYTLSVIINMVTRAHKTNFLWLIPHCLCQVLPFMFYTYCCYAFYVVFVPMQGRECNTNPEILMGFFTALMVILFAPFLVPLLCLFRKSKTIISMFGVCTLLFIIFAATPIAFPYAEKTAPQRFFAVHTARTFHNADRASTVNHTDSGYFVVPVDRRPHTLDDILFDNTNYSKAEPIDCDSEIMCGYPIYSSRWLNAVDNSYFVPGPEPNKDYLPTLSIIDKSSSSAKNIKFTLEISGPDHTSIFIQPVNGTTLVDWTFTKEPLEQNVKPPYYVYWSYALDPTPLQFSMEFEHENDNWSGDTFKIAIMGHRTHHDMYVDEEFREFLATFPPWAHVSSWIGSYNSWQL, from the exons ATGAAATCAAAGTACGAGAACATGAAGATCATCTATAACCGGAGTAAGATCGGCTGGTATTGGGCGCCTCTCTTTGTGTCCTTCTGGTTCCTGCTCTTCTACTTGGTGGCGGTTTCCAGTTTCCATCGGATGCCGCGCCTGAAGACAACACAGGATGAGCTTCAGCAGCCGGGCCAATTCATTGGGGAGCGGGCCGAGAACACCCTCCTGAGACTATCCAAAATTGGGCCAAAGGTCGTGGGCAGTGCGGCCAACGAGCAGGTGGCCGTGCAGTTCCTGCTCAGTGAAATTACCGACATCATCGACGGTGCTCGTACCGATCTCTACAACATCGAGAAGGATGTGCAGATTGCGTCGGGCAACTACCTGCTCTGGTCCATGGTGAATGTCTATCAAAGTGTCCAGAATGTGGTGGTCAAGCTGTCACCCAAAAACGCTACCAGCGAGGCCGCCCTCTTGATCAACACTCACTTTGATTCGGTGCCAGGCAGCTCGGGAGCGGGAGACGCCGGCATGATGTGTGTGATCATGCTGGAAGTATTGAGGGTCATCACCAAATACGAGACTCCGCTCACCTACTCGGTGGTCTTCCTCTTCAATGGAGCCGAGGAGAATCCGCTGCAGGGCAGCCACGCCTTCATCACACAGCACCCTTGGGCCCAGAACGTCAA GGCGGTTATGAACTTGGACTCGGCAGGCAGCGGAGGACGGGAAATTCTCTTTCAATCTGGTCCTGACAATCCTTGGTTGATGAAG tACTACGGCAAGAACATAGTTCATCCTTTTGCTTCCACTATTGGCGAGGAACTGTTCCAGAATGGGTTTGTGCCATCGGAGACGGACTTTCGAGTATTCCGTGACTTTGGCAATATACCTG GACTCGATATGGCACAGGTCTTGAATGGGTATGTGTACCACACCAAATACGATCGCTTCAATCTTATCCCGCGACGCACCTATCAACTAACGGGAGATAATATTTTGGCTCTGGTGAAGGCACTAGCAAATGCCGAAGAATTGGAGAATCCTTCG AAATACGCCGAGGGACACATGATATTTTTTGATGTGCTTGGCTGGTTCTTTGTCTACTATCCGGAGAGCACGGGCGAGATCATCAATATATCCGTATGTGTCGTGGTGTGCGCCACCATTGTGGGCTACATTTGGATCATGTCGAGCAGCACAGGCATGTTCAGGCGAAGGATTTGGGCCAAGTTCGGTATTCTCACTGCCCTGCAGGTGGCTGGGGTGGGCTTGGGTATCGGGCTGGTCCTATCCATAGCCATGTTCCTGGATGCTGTGAATCTGCCCATGTCCTGGTTTGCTCAAAACTGGATGCTCTTTGGCCTCTACTTCTGTCCCAtgttattcggcatgggcatCGTCCCAGCCATCTACTTTAGCCGCACAAAGGAG CATGGACTTCCCTTGGGCTATGGCATACAACTGCTGATGCACTCCCATTGCCTCATCCTGACCGTCGTCACAGTGGTCATGATCAGCTACAGCATTCGCTCGGCCTTTGTTATCATGCTCTGCATTGCCTTCTATACCCTTTCCGTAATCATCAATATGGTCACGCGGGCACACAAGACAA ACTTTCTTTGGCTCATCCCACACTGCCTGTGCCAGGTGCTGCCCTTCATGTTCTACACCTACTGCTGCTATGCATTCTACGTGGTCTTCGTGCCGATGCAGGGGCGAGAGTGCAACACCAATCCCGAGATTCTGATGGGTTTCTTTACGGCCCTGATGGTCATTCTATTCGCCCCCTTTCTGgtgcctctgctctgcctcttCCGCAAGTCGAAGACTATCATATCGATGTTCGGCGTGTGTACGTTACTCTTTATCATATTTGCCGCCACCCCCATTGCGTTCCCCTATGCCGAGAAGACAGCCCCCCAGCGTTTCTTTGCTGTG CACACGGCTCGTACCTTCCACAATGCGGATCGAGCAAGCACCGTAAACCACACGGACTCCGGATACTTTGTCGTTCCCGTGGATCGTCGTCCCCACACCCTTGATGATATATTGTTCGACAACACCAACTACTCCAAGGCGGAGCCAATCGACTGTGATTCAGAGATCATGTGCGGCTACCCCATATACAGCTCTCGATGGCTGAACGCAGT TGACAATAGCTACTTCGTCCCGGGCCCAGAGCCCAACAAGGACTACTTGCCCACATTGAGCATAATCGACAAGTCCAGCAGCTCTGCTAAAAACATAAAGTTCACACTAGAGATCTCGGGGCCCGACCACACGAGTATATTCATTCAGCCGGTGAACGGCACTACACTGGTGGACTGGACCTTCACCAAGGAGCCTCTCGAACAGAACGTGAAGCCACCATACTATGTTTATTGGTCGTACGCCTTGGATCCCACTCCCCTCCAGTTCAGCATGGAGTTTGAGCATGAAAACGATAACTGGTCTGGAGACACGTTCAAGATTGCCATAATGGGACACAGAACACACCATGACATGTACGTAGATGAGGAGTTCAGGGAGTTCCTGGCCACGTTTCCGCCGTGGGCGCATGTAAGCTCCTGGATTGGTTCCTACAACAGCTGGCAGCTCTAA